Proteins encoded by one window of Acinonyx jubatus isolate Ajub_Pintada_27869175 chromosome X, VMU_Ajub_asm_v1.0, whole genome shotgun sequence:
- the OTUD5 gene encoding OTU domain-containing protein 5 isoform X6, which translates to MTILPKKKPPPPDADPANEPPPPGPLPPAPRRGGGVGVGGGGTGVGGGDRDRDSGVVGPRSRASPPPQGPLPGPPGALHRWALAVPPGAVAGPRPQQASPPPCGGPVGPGGGPGDALGSAAAGVGAAGVVVGVGGTVGVGGCCSGPGHSKRRRQAPGVGAVGGGSPEREEVGAGYNSEDEYEAAAARIEAMDPATVEQGEQNTEPFQWIPATSLKQEHWFEKALRDKKGFIIKQMKEDGACLFRAVADQVYGDQDMHEVVRKHCMDYLMKNADYFSNYVTEDFTTYINRKRKNNCHGNHIEMQAMAEMYNRPVEVYQYSTGTSVVEPINTFHGIHQNEDEPIRVSYHRNIHYNSVVNPNKATIGVGLGLPSFKPGFAEQSLMKNAIKTSEESWIEQQMLEDKKRATDWEATNEAIEEQVARESYLQWLRDQEKQARQPRKASATCSSATAAASSGLEEWTNRSPRQRSSASSPEHPELHTELGIKPPSPGTVLALAKPPSPCAPGTSSQFSAGADRATPPLVSLYPALECRALIQQMSPSAFAGLNDWDDDEILASVLAVSQQEYLDSMKKNKVHRDPPPDKS; encoded by the exons ATGACTATTCTCCCCAAAAAGAAGCCGCCGCCTCCCGACGCCGACCCCGCCAACGAACCGCCGCCGCCCGGGCCGCTGCCCCCGGCGCCGCGTCGCGGCGGGGGTGTGGGCGTGGGCGGCGGCGGCACGGGTGTGGGCGGTGGCGACCGCGACCGTGACTCGGGAGTCGTGGGGCCCCGTTCCCGGGCCTCACCACCGCCTCAGGGCCCGCTACCGGGGCCGCCGGGAGCGCTTCACCGCTGGGCGCTGGCCGTGCCGCCTGGCGCCGTGGCGGGTCCGCGACCACAGcaggcctctcctcctccttgcGGGGGCCCTGTCGGTCCCGGCGGCGGTCCCGGCGACGCGCTGGGCTCAGCGGCGGCGGGTGTGGGCGCGGCGGGCGTGGTGGTGGGCGTGGGCGGAACCGTAGGCGTGGGAGGTTGCTGCTCCGGACCGGGCCACAGCAAGCGGCGACGTCAAGCCCCCGGGGTCGGAGCGGTTGGCGGGGGCAGTCCGGAGCGTGAGGAGGTCGGCGCGGGTTACAACAGTGAGGACGAATACGAAGCGGCTGCAGCTCGCATCGAGGCTATGGACCCCGCAACCGTTGAGCAG GGGGAACAAAACACAGAACCATTCCAATGGATTCCAGCGACTTCCTTAAAG CAGGAGCACTGGTTTGAAAAGGCCCTGAGGGACAAGAAGGGCTTCATCATCAAGCAGATGAAGGAGGACGGCGCCTGTCTCTTCCGGGCTGTAG cTGACCAGGTATATGGAGACCAGGACATGCATGAGGTTGTACGAAAACATTGCATGGACTACCTG ATGAAGAATGCGGACTACTTCTCCAACTATGTCACAGAGGACTTCACCACCTACATCAACAGGAAGCGGAAAAACAACTGCCATGGCAACCACATTGAGATGCAGGCCATGGCAGAGATGTACAACCGGCCCGTGGAGGTGTACCAGTACAGCACAGGTACTTCTGTGGTGG aaCCCATCAACACATTCCATGGGATCCATCAAAATGAGGATGAACCCATCCGCGTCAGCTACCATCGGAATATCCACTACAATTCAGTGGTGAATCCCAACAAGGCCACCATTGGTGTGGGGCTAGGCCTGCCGTCATTCAAACCGGGG TTTGCAGAGCAGTCCCTGATGAAGAATGCCATAAAAACATCAGAGGAGTCATGGATCGAACAGCAGATGCTGGAAGACAAGAAGCgggccacagactgggaggccACAAACGAGGCCATTGAGGAGCAGGTGGCTCGGGAATCCTACCTGCAGTGGCTACGGGATCAAGAGAAACAGGCCCGCCAG CCCCGGAAAGCCAGCGCCACATGCAGTTCTGCCACAGCAGCAGCCTCCAGTGGCCTAGAGGAGTGGACCAATAGGTCCCCGCGGCAGCGGAGTTCAGCCTCTTCACCCGAGCACCCTGAGCTGCACACCGAGTTGGGCATCAAGCCCCCTTCCCCAGGCACTGTCTTAGCTCTTGCCAAACCTCCTTCACCCTGTGCACCAG GTACAAGCAGCCAGTTCTCGGCAGGGGCTGACCGGGCTACTCCCCCCCTCGTGTCCCTCTACCCTGCTCTGGAGTGCCGGGCCCTCATTCAGCAGATGTCCCCCTCTGCGTTTG CAGGTCTGAATGACTGGGATGATGATGAGATCCTAGCATCGGTGCTGGCAGTGTCCCAACAGGAATACCTAGAcagtatgaagaaaaacaaagtgcacAGAGATCCACCCCCAGACAAGAGTTGA
- the OTUD5 gene encoding OTU domain-containing protein 5 isoform X8 yields MTILPKKKPPPPDADPANEPPPPGPLPPAPRRGGGVGVGGGGTGVGGGDRDRDSGVVGPRSRASPPPQGPLPGPPGALHRWALAVPPGAVAGPRPQQASPPPCGGPVGPGGGPGDALGSAAAGVGAAGVVVGVGGTVGVGGCCSGPGHSKRRRQAPGVGAVGGGSPEREEVGAGYNSEDEYEAAAARIEAMDPATVEQQEHWFEKALRDKKGFIIKQMKEDGACLFRAVADQVYGDQDMHEVVRKHCMDYLMKNADYFSNYVTEDFTTYINRKRKNNCHGNHIEMQAMAEMYNRPVEVYQYSTGTSVVEPINTFHGIHQNEDEPIRVSYHRNIHYNSVVNPNKATIGVGLGLPSFKPGFAEQSLMKNAIKTSEESWIEQQMLEDKKRATDWEATNEAIEEQVARESYLQWLRDQEKQARQVRGPSQPRKASATCSSATAAASSGLEEWTNRSPRQRSSASSPEHPELHTELGIKPPSPGTVLALAKPPSPCAPGTSSQFSAGADRATPPLVSLYPALECRALIQQMSPSAFGLNDWDDDEILASVLAVSQQEYLDSMKKNKVHRDPPPDKS; encoded by the exons ATGACTATTCTCCCCAAAAAGAAGCCGCCGCCTCCCGACGCCGACCCCGCCAACGAACCGCCGCCGCCCGGGCCGCTGCCCCCGGCGCCGCGTCGCGGCGGGGGTGTGGGCGTGGGCGGCGGCGGCACGGGTGTGGGCGGTGGCGACCGCGACCGTGACTCGGGAGTCGTGGGGCCCCGTTCCCGGGCCTCACCACCGCCTCAGGGCCCGCTACCGGGGCCGCCGGGAGCGCTTCACCGCTGGGCGCTGGCCGTGCCGCCTGGCGCCGTGGCGGGTCCGCGACCACAGcaggcctctcctcctccttgcGGGGGCCCTGTCGGTCCCGGCGGCGGTCCCGGCGACGCGCTGGGCTCAGCGGCGGCGGGTGTGGGCGCGGCGGGCGTGGTGGTGGGCGTGGGCGGAACCGTAGGCGTGGGAGGTTGCTGCTCCGGACCGGGCCACAGCAAGCGGCGACGTCAAGCCCCCGGGGTCGGAGCGGTTGGCGGGGGCAGTCCGGAGCGTGAGGAGGTCGGCGCGGGTTACAACAGTGAGGACGAATACGAAGCGGCTGCAGCTCGCATCGAGGCTATGGACCCCGCAACCGTTGAGCAG CAGGAGCACTGGTTTGAAAAGGCCCTGAGGGACAAGAAGGGCTTCATCATCAAGCAGATGAAGGAGGACGGCGCCTGTCTCTTCCGGGCTGTAG cTGACCAGGTATATGGAGACCAGGACATGCATGAGGTTGTACGAAAACATTGCATGGACTACCTG ATGAAGAATGCGGACTACTTCTCCAACTATGTCACAGAGGACTTCACCACCTACATCAACAGGAAGCGGAAAAACAACTGCCATGGCAACCACATTGAGATGCAGGCCATGGCAGAGATGTACAACCGGCCCGTGGAGGTGTACCAGTACAGCACAGGTACTTCTGTGGTGG aaCCCATCAACACATTCCATGGGATCCATCAAAATGAGGATGAACCCATCCGCGTCAGCTACCATCGGAATATCCACTACAATTCAGTGGTGAATCCCAACAAGGCCACCATTGGTGTGGGGCTAGGCCTGCCGTCATTCAAACCGGGG TTTGCAGAGCAGTCCCTGATGAAGAATGCCATAAAAACATCAGAGGAGTCATGGATCGAACAGCAGATGCTGGAAGACAAGAAGCgggccacagactgggaggccACAAACGAGGCCATTGAGGAGCAGGTGGCTCGGGAATCCTACCTGCAGTGGCTACGGGATCAAGAGAAACAGGCCCGCCAGGTCCGCGGCCCCAGCCAG CCCCGGAAAGCCAGCGCCACATGCAGTTCTGCCACAGCAGCAGCCTCCAGTGGCCTAGAGGAGTGGACCAATAGGTCCCCGCGGCAGCGGAGTTCAGCCTCTTCACCCGAGCACCCTGAGCTGCACACCGAGTTGGGCATCAAGCCCCCTTCCCCAGGCACTGTCTTAGCTCTTGCCAAACCTCCTTCACCCTGTGCACCAG GTACAAGCAGCCAGTTCTCGGCAGGGGCTGACCGGGCTACTCCCCCCCTCGTGTCCCTCTACCCTGCTCTGGAGTGCCGGGCCCTCATTCAGCAGATGTCCCCCTCTGCGTTTG GTCTGAATGACTGGGATGATGATGAGATCCTAGCATCGGTGCTGGCAGTGTCCCAACAGGAATACCTAGAcagtatgaagaaaaacaaagtgcacAGAGATCCACCCCCAGACAAGAGTTGA
- the OTUD5 gene encoding OTU domain-containing protein 5 isoform X4 has protein sequence MTILPKKKPPPPDADPANEPPPPGPLPPAPRRGGGVGVGGGGTGVGGGDRDRDSGVVGPRSRASPPPQGPLPGPPGALHRWALAVPPGAVAGPRPQQASPPPCGGPVGPGGGPGDALGSAAAGVGAAGVVVGVGGTVGVGGCCSGPGHSKRRRQAPGVGAVGGGSPEREEVGAGYNSEDEYEAAAARIEAMDPATVEQGEQNTEPFQWIPATSLKQEHWFEKALRDKKGFIIKQMKEDGACLFRAVADQVYGDQDMHEVVRKHCMDYLMKNADYFSNYVTEDFTTYINRKRKNNCHGNHIEMQAMAEMYNRPVEVYQYSTEPINTFHGIHQNEDEPIRVSYHRNIHYNSVVNPNKATIGVGLGLPSFKPGFAEQSLMKNAIKTSEESWIEQQMLEDKKRATDWEATNEAIEEQVARESYLQWLRDQEKQARQVRGPSQPRKASATCSSATAAASSGLEEWTNRSPRQRSSASSPEHPELHTELGIKPPSPGTVLALAKPPSPCAPGTSSQFSAGADRATPPLVSLYPALECRALIQQMSPSAFAGLNDWDDDEILASVLAVSQQEYLDSMKKNKVHRDPPPDKS, from the exons ATGACTATTCTCCCCAAAAAGAAGCCGCCGCCTCCCGACGCCGACCCCGCCAACGAACCGCCGCCGCCCGGGCCGCTGCCCCCGGCGCCGCGTCGCGGCGGGGGTGTGGGCGTGGGCGGCGGCGGCACGGGTGTGGGCGGTGGCGACCGCGACCGTGACTCGGGAGTCGTGGGGCCCCGTTCCCGGGCCTCACCACCGCCTCAGGGCCCGCTACCGGGGCCGCCGGGAGCGCTTCACCGCTGGGCGCTGGCCGTGCCGCCTGGCGCCGTGGCGGGTCCGCGACCACAGcaggcctctcctcctccttgcGGGGGCCCTGTCGGTCCCGGCGGCGGTCCCGGCGACGCGCTGGGCTCAGCGGCGGCGGGTGTGGGCGCGGCGGGCGTGGTGGTGGGCGTGGGCGGAACCGTAGGCGTGGGAGGTTGCTGCTCCGGACCGGGCCACAGCAAGCGGCGACGTCAAGCCCCCGGGGTCGGAGCGGTTGGCGGGGGCAGTCCGGAGCGTGAGGAGGTCGGCGCGGGTTACAACAGTGAGGACGAATACGAAGCGGCTGCAGCTCGCATCGAGGCTATGGACCCCGCAACCGTTGAGCAG GGGGAACAAAACACAGAACCATTCCAATGGATTCCAGCGACTTCCTTAAAG CAGGAGCACTGGTTTGAAAAGGCCCTGAGGGACAAGAAGGGCTTCATCATCAAGCAGATGAAGGAGGACGGCGCCTGTCTCTTCCGGGCTGTAG cTGACCAGGTATATGGAGACCAGGACATGCATGAGGTTGTACGAAAACATTGCATGGACTACCTG ATGAAGAATGCGGACTACTTCTCCAACTATGTCACAGAGGACTTCACCACCTACATCAACAGGAAGCGGAAAAACAACTGCCATGGCAACCACATTGAGATGCAGGCCATGGCAGAGATGTACAACCGGCCCGTGGAGGTGTACCAGTACAGCACAG aaCCCATCAACACATTCCATGGGATCCATCAAAATGAGGATGAACCCATCCGCGTCAGCTACCATCGGAATATCCACTACAATTCAGTGGTGAATCCCAACAAGGCCACCATTGGTGTGGGGCTAGGCCTGCCGTCATTCAAACCGGGG TTTGCAGAGCAGTCCCTGATGAAGAATGCCATAAAAACATCAGAGGAGTCATGGATCGAACAGCAGATGCTGGAAGACAAGAAGCgggccacagactgggaggccACAAACGAGGCCATTGAGGAGCAGGTGGCTCGGGAATCCTACCTGCAGTGGCTACGGGATCAAGAGAAACAGGCCCGCCAGGTCCGCGGCCCCAGCCAG CCCCGGAAAGCCAGCGCCACATGCAGTTCTGCCACAGCAGCAGCCTCCAGTGGCCTAGAGGAGTGGACCAATAGGTCCCCGCGGCAGCGGAGTTCAGCCTCTTCACCCGAGCACCCTGAGCTGCACACCGAGTTGGGCATCAAGCCCCCTTCCCCAGGCACTGTCTTAGCTCTTGCCAAACCTCCTTCACCCTGTGCACCAG GTACAAGCAGCCAGTTCTCGGCAGGGGCTGACCGGGCTACTCCCCCCCTCGTGTCCCTCTACCCTGCTCTGGAGTGCCGGGCCCTCATTCAGCAGATGTCCCCCTCTGCGTTTG CAGGTCTGAATGACTGGGATGATGATGAGATCCTAGCATCGGTGCTGGCAGTGTCCCAACAGGAATACCTAGAcagtatgaagaaaaacaaagtgcacAGAGATCCACCCCCAGACAAGAGTTGA
- the OTUD5 gene encoding OTU domain-containing protein 5 isoform X5 — MTILPKKKPPPPDADPANEPPPPGPLPPAPRRGGGVGVGGGGTGVGGGDRDRDSGVVGPRSRASPPPQGPLPGPPGALHRWALAVPPGAVAGPRPQQASPPPCGGPVGPGGGPGDALGSAAAGVGAAGVVVGVGGTVGVGGCCSGPGHSKRRRQAPGVGAVGGGSPEREEVGAGYNSEDEYEAAAARIEAMDPATVEQGEQNTEPFQWIPATSLKQEHWFEKALRDKKGFIIKQMKEDGACLFRAVADQVYGDQDMHEVVRKHCMDYLMKNADYFSNYVTEDFTTYINRKRKNNCHGNHIEMQAMAEMYNRPVEVYQYSTEPINTFHGIHQNEDEPIRVSYHRNIHYNSVVNPNKATIGVGLGLPSFKPGFAEQSLMKNAIKTSEESWIEQQMLEDKKRATDWEATNEAIEEQVARESYLQWLRDQEKQARQVRGPSQPRKASATCSSATAAASSGLEEWTNRSPRQRSSASSPEHPELHTELGIKPPSPGTVLALAKPPSPCAPGTSSQFSAGADRATPPLVSLYPALECRALIQQMSPSAFGLNDWDDDEILASVLAVSQQEYLDSMKKNKVHRDPPPDKS, encoded by the exons ATGACTATTCTCCCCAAAAAGAAGCCGCCGCCTCCCGACGCCGACCCCGCCAACGAACCGCCGCCGCCCGGGCCGCTGCCCCCGGCGCCGCGTCGCGGCGGGGGTGTGGGCGTGGGCGGCGGCGGCACGGGTGTGGGCGGTGGCGACCGCGACCGTGACTCGGGAGTCGTGGGGCCCCGTTCCCGGGCCTCACCACCGCCTCAGGGCCCGCTACCGGGGCCGCCGGGAGCGCTTCACCGCTGGGCGCTGGCCGTGCCGCCTGGCGCCGTGGCGGGTCCGCGACCACAGcaggcctctcctcctccttgcGGGGGCCCTGTCGGTCCCGGCGGCGGTCCCGGCGACGCGCTGGGCTCAGCGGCGGCGGGTGTGGGCGCGGCGGGCGTGGTGGTGGGCGTGGGCGGAACCGTAGGCGTGGGAGGTTGCTGCTCCGGACCGGGCCACAGCAAGCGGCGACGTCAAGCCCCCGGGGTCGGAGCGGTTGGCGGGGGCAGTCCGGAGCGTGAGGAGGTCGGCGCGGGTTACAACAGTGAGGACGAATACGAAGCGGCTGCAGCTCGCATCGAGGCTATGGACCCCGCAACCGTTGAGCAG GGGGAACAAAACACAGAACCATTCCAATGGATTCCAGCGACTTCCTTAAAG CAGGAGCACTGGTTTGAAAAGGCCCTGAGGGACAAGAAGGGCTTCATCATCAAGCAGATGAAGGAGGACGGCGCCTGTCTCTTCCGGGCTGTAG cTGACCAGGTATATGGAGACCAGGACATGCATGAGGTTGTACGAAAACATTGCATGGACTACCTG ATGAAGAATGCGGACTACTTCTCCAACTATGTCACAGAGGACTTCACCACCTACATCAACAGGAAGCGGAAAAACAACTGCCATGGCAACCACATTGAGATGCAGGCCATGGCAGAGATGTACAACCGGCCCGTGGAGGTGTACCAGTACAGCACAG aaCCCATCAACACATTCCATGGGATCCATCAAAATGAGGATGAACCCATCCGCGTCAGCTACCATCGGAATATCCACTACAATTCAGTGGTGAATCCCAACAAGGCCACCATTGGTGTGGGGCTAGGCCTGCCGTCATTCAAACCGGGG TTTGCAGAGCAGTCCCTGATGAAGAATGCCATAAAAACATCAGAGGAGTCATGGATCGAACAGCAGATGCTGGAAGACAAGAAGCgggccacagactgggaggccACAAACGAGGCCATTGAGGAGCAGGTGGCTCGGGAATCCTACCTGCAGTGGCTACGGGATCAAGAGAAACAGGCCCGCCAGGTCCGCGGCCCCAGCCAG CCCCGGAAAGCCAGCGCCACATGCAGTTCTGCCACAGCAGCAGCCTCCAGTGGCCTAGAGGAGTGGACCAATAGGTCCCCGCGGCAGCGGAGTTCAGCCTCTTCACCCGAGCACCCTGAGCTGCACACCGAGTTGGGCATCAAGCCCCCTTCCCCAGGCACTGTCTTAGCTCTTGCCAAACCTCCTTCACCCTGTGCACCAG GTACAAGCAGCCAGTTCTCGGCAGGGGCTGACCGGGCTACTCCCCCCCTCGTGTCCCTCTACCCTGCTCTGGAGTGCCGGGCCCTCATTCAGCAGATGTCCCCCTCTGCGTTTG GTCTGAATGACTGGGATGATGATGAGATCCTAGCATCGGTGCTGGCAGTGTCCCAACAGGAATACCTAGAcagtatgaagaaaaacaaagtgcacAGAGATCCACCCCCAGACAAGAGTTGA